The following proteins come from a genomic window of Streptomyces sp. NBC_00539:
- a CDS encoding universal stress protein, with amino-acid sequence MSNGLVIAAVDGSEHSLEALEWARLAALRHGAGLLVAHVLSDSAQLYAGRRSSLHDASEPEEYADPVGDRVREVLAAAPEQPAQVRYEALEGSVPEALRVIGAETRPLALVMGSRGRGGFAALLLGSNSRAVATTAPCPVVVVPRAGRSGAGGAVVLGLHTAETHDDVLAFAFAEASARGTAVQVVSAYPVPPSPAVMPLDTPFAVITPEELAGGDDLGPAEREALRAQQERLAPFRERHPGVRVEQAAVPGEAAGRLVEASRSAGLVVVGRHHPKRSLGALMMGSVAHAVLQHAQGPVAVVPATHDEPA; translated from the coding sequence ATGAGCAACGGACTGGTGATCGCGGCGGTCGACGGATCCGAGCACAGCCTGGAGGCGCTGGAGTGGGCGAGGCTCGCGGCGCTGCGGCACGGCGCCGGGCTGCTCGTCGCCCATGTGCTCTCCGACAGCGCCCAGTTGTACGCGGGGCGGCGCTCGTCCCTGCACGACGCCTCCGAGCCCGAGGAGTACGCCGATCCGGTGGGGGACCGGGTGCGGGAGGTCCTGGCGGCGGCGCCGGAGCAGCCGGCGCAGGTGCGGTACGAGGCCCTGGAGGGGTCCGTTCCGGAGGCGCTGCGGGTGATCGGGGCCGAGACGCGGCCGCTCGCGCTGGTCATGGGGTCCCGGGGCCGCGGGGGGTTCGCCGCGCTGCTGCTCGGGTCGAACAGCCGGGCCGTGGCCACCACCGCGCCGTGCCCGGTGGTGGTGGTGCCGCGGGCGGGGCGGTCCGGGGCCGGCGGCGCGGTCGTCCTGGGGCTGCACACCGCCGAGACGCATGACGACGTACTGGCCTTCGCGTTCGCGGAGGCCTCCGCGCGGGGGACGGCCGTCCAGGTGGTCTCGGCCTACCCGGTACCGCCGTCCCCGGCGGTCATGCCGCTGGACACGCCGTTCGCGGTGATCACCCCCGAGGAGCTGGCGGGGGGCGACGACCTCGGCCCGGCCGAGCGGGAGGCCCTGCGGGCCCAGCAGGAACGCCTCGCCCCGTTCCGCGAGCGGCACCCCGGGGTGCGGGTGGAGCAGGCCGCGGTGCCGGGTGAGGCGGCGGGGCGGCTGGTGGAGGCGTCGCGCTCGGCGGGGCTGGTGGTGGTCGGGCGCCACCACCCGAAGCGGAGCCTGGGGGCGCTGATGATGGGGTCCGTCGCGCACGCGGTGCTCCAGCACGCGCAGGGCCCGGTGGCGGTCGTCCCGGCGACCCACGACGAACCCGCCTGA
- a CDS encoding tRNA adenosine deaminase-associated protein: MYFAALLARTEDGWEASDMELDDVESLSDLIDLARSAAVDDDTVVALIEQEDAWFGVVRVDGEEDPRYFVSNASAADRSSYGSMLTKELLGSEEEDDELDELDLDGTEDGEEDAIAAFTTEDDDADEGVRGGTEPVPAGPLGDPRLLDDLGVSHKQLMTLDGDALSEIAESLGATEVLEAVR, from the coding sequence GTGTACTTCGCCGCACTGCTCGCGCGCACCGAAGACGGGTGGGAAGCGAGCGACATGGAACTCGACGATGTCGAGTCCTTGAGTGATCTGATCGATCTCGCCCGGTCCGCCGCTGTCGACGACGACACGGTGGTCGCCCTCATCGAGCAGGAGGACGCCTGGTTCGGCGTCGTCCGCGTGGACGGCGAGGAGGACCCTCGGTACTTCGTATCGAACGCCTCCGCGGCCGACCGCAGCTCCTACGGCTCGATGCTGACCAAAGAGCTGCTGGGCAGCGAGGAGGAGGACGACGAACTCGACGAACTCGACCTGGACGGCACCGAGGACGGCGAGGAGGACGCCATCGCCGCCTTCACCACCGAGGACGACGACGCGGACGAAGGGGTCCGCGGCGGCACCGAGCCGGTACCGGCCGGTCCGCTCGGCGACCCCCGGCTGCTCGACGACCTCGGCGTGAGCCACAAGCAACTGATGACCCTCGACGGGGACGCCCTCTCGGAGATCGCCGAGTCGCTCGGTGCGACCGAGGTCCTGGAGGCCGTCCGCTAG
- the tadA gene encoding tRNA adenosine(34) deaminase TadA: MRLALQEAALAVPAGDVPVGAVLLGPDRELLATGHNEREATGDPTAHAEVLALRRAAAALGEWRLTGCTLVVTLEPCVMCAGALVQSRVARVVYGADDEKAGAAGSLWDLVRDRRLNHRPEVVRGVLADECARQLTDFFRDL; the protein is encoded by the coding sequence ATGCGCCTGGCGCTCCAGGAGGCCGCCCTGGCGGTGCCGGCCGGCGACGTGCCGGTCGGCGCCGTCCTGCTCGGCCCGGACCGGGAGCTCCTCGCCACCGGGCACAACGAGCGCGAGGCGACCGGCGATCCCACGGCCCACGCCGAGGTGCTCGCGCTGCGCCGGGCGGCCGCCGCGCTCGGGGAGTGGCGGCTGACCGGGTGCACCCTGGTGGTGACCTTGGAGCCGTGCGTGATGTGCGCGGGCGCACTGGTGCAGTCCCGGGTGGCCCGGGTCGTCTACGGCGCGGATGACGAGAAGGCGGGCGCGGCGGGGTCGCTCTGGGACCTCGTACGGGACCGCAGGCTCAACCACCGGCCGGAGGTGGTCCGCGGCGTGCTGGCGGACGAGTGCGCCCGGCAGCTGACGGACTTCTTCCGCGACCTCTGA
- a CDS encoding RNA polymerase sigma factor SigF, with product MPPQQDPQSPQSAQEPPEHTEPAEPPHDPQVPLQQESTPDPLPESPPESTPEPPPAPRPQSRGADTRALTQVLFGQLKNLQPGSRDHTRVRGALIEANLPLVRYAAARFRSRNEPMEDVIQVGTIGLINAIDRFDPDRGVQFPTFAMPTVVGEIKRYFRDNVRTVHVPRRLHELWVQVNAATEDLTTLHGRTPTTPEIAERLRITEDEVLSCIEAGRSYHATSLEAAQEGDGMPGLLDRLGYEDPELAGVEHRDLVRHLLVQLPEREQRILLLRYYNNLTQSQISAELGVSQMHVSRLLARSFARLRSANRIEA from the coding sequence GTGCCACCCCAGCAGGACCCCCAGAGCCCCCAGAGCGCGCAGGAACCCCCGGAACACACCGAGCCGGCCGAGCCGCCCCACGACCCCCAGGTCCCCCTCCAGCAGGAGTCCACGCCGGACCCCCTGCCGGAGTCACCACCGGAGTCCACGCCCGAGCCCCCGCCCGCCCCCAGGCCGCAGAGCCGCGGCGCCGACACCCGCGCGCTGACCCAGGTGCTGTTCGGACAGCTCAAGAACCTCCAGCCCGGCAGCCGCGACCACACCAGGGTCCGCGGGGCCCTCATCGAGGCCAACCTGCCCCTCGTCCGGTACGCGGCGGCCCGCTTCCGCAGCCGCAACGAGCCGATGGAGGATGTCATCCAGGTCGGAACGATCGGACTCATCAACGCGATCGACCGCTTCGACCCCGACCGCGGGGTGCAGTTCCCGACCTTCGCGATGCCGACCGTGGTCGGGGAGATCAAACGGTACTTCCGCGACAACGTGCGAACCGTCCACGTCCCGCGCCGCCTCCACGAGCTGTGGGTGCAGGTCAACGCCGCCACCGAGGACCTCACCACGCTGCACGGCCGCACTCCCACCACCCCCGAGATCGCCGAGCGGCTGCGCATCACCGAGGACGAGGTGCTCTCCTGCATCGAGGCCGGCCGGAGCTACCACGCAACCTCGCTCGAAGCCGCCCAGGAGGGCGACGGAATGCCCGGCCTGCTGGACCGCCTCGGCTACGAGGACCCGGAACTGGCCGGCGTCGAGCACCGGGACCTCGTCAGGCACCTCCTCGTACAGTTGCCCGAGCGCGAACAGCGGATCCTCCTGCTCCGGTACTACAACAACCTGACGCAGTCGCAGATCAGCGCTGAGCTGGGGGTTTCCCAGATGCACGTGTCCCGGCTGCTCGCCCGGAGCTTCGCGCGGCTGCGATCCGCAAACAGGATCGAGGCGTAA
- a CDS encoding RNA polymerase sigma factor SigF, translated as MSVDQGSSKVLTLVKRELPAVSNRSEAIDTRTLSRSLFQRLAALDVDSPDRAYVRDTLIELNLPLVRYAAARFRSRNEPMEDIVQVGTIGLIKAIDRFDCERGVEFPTFAMPTVVGEIKRFFRDTSWSVRVPRRLQELRLALTKASDELAQKLDRSPTVPELAAVLGVSEEDVVDGLAVGNAYTASSLDSPSPEDEGGEGSLADRLGYEDSALEGVEYRESLKPLLAKLPPRERQIIMLRFFANMTQSQIGEEVGISQMHVSRLLTRTLAQLRVGLIGE; from the coding sequence ATGTCCGTAGACCAGGGCAGCTCCAAGGTGCTCACGCTCGTCAAGCGTGAGCTGCCGGCAGTGTCCAACCGCTCGGAAGCCATCGACACCCGCACGCTCTCCCGCTCCCTCTTCCAGCGACTTGCCGCCCTGGACGTGGACAGCCCCGACCGCGCGTACGTACGCGACACCCTGATCGAGCTGAACCTCCCCCTCGTGCGCTACGCGGCGGCCCGCTTCCGCAGCCGCAACGAGCCGATGGAAGACATCGTCCAGGTGGGCACCATCGGGCTCATCAAGGCGATCGACCGCTTCGACTGCGAACGCGGTGTCGAGTTCCCGACCTTCGCCATGCCGACGGTCGTGGGCGAGATCAAACGATTCTTTAGGGACACTTCCTGGTCCGTGCGCGTCCCGCGCCGGCTCCAGGAGCTGCGCCTGGCCCTCACCAAGGCCAGTGACGAGCTCGCCCAGAAGCTGGACCGGTCCCCGACCGTTCCCGAACTGGCCGCCGTGCTCGGCGTCTCCGAGGAGGACGTGGTCGACGGCCTGGCCGTCGGCAACGCGTACACCGCTTCCTCGCTCGATTCGCCCTCGCCCGAGGACGAGGGCGGCGAGGGCTCCCTCGCCGATCGCCTCGGGTACGAGGACAGCGCGCTCGAAGGGGTCGAGTACCGGGAGTCGCTCAAGCCGCTGCTGGCCAAACTGCCGCCCCGCGAACGGCAGATCATCATGCTGCGGTTCTTCGCCAACATGACGCAGTCGCAGATCGGAGAGGAGGTCGGCATCTCCCAGATGCACGTCTCCCGGCTGCTCACGCGTACGCTCGCGCAGCTGCGCGTCGGCCTGATCGGCGAGTAG
- a CDS encoding MarR family winged helix-turn-helix transcriptional regulator — protein sequence MASHTARSAGTTPATRYEELARQLTGIGAVKRDLARILPADCPTGSAAVLTVLDRHGEMRLSRLAEFMAIDISVSSRHVAHAADRGWIERVLDPGDGRCRILRLTPAGRAVLAELGARYTNALERALSDWSAEDIDVLNALLARLRSSF from the coding sequence ATGGCCTCGCACACGGCCCGCAGCGCCGGCACCACGCCGGCCACCCGCTACGAGGAGCTGGCCCGCCAGCTCACCGGCATCGGCGCGGTCAAGCGCGACCTCGCACGGATCCTGCCCGCGGACTGCCCGACCGGCTCCGCCGCCGTCCTCACCGTGCTCGACCGGCACGGCGAGATGCGGCTCAGCCGGCTCGCCGAGTTCATGGCCATCGACATCTCGGTGAGCAGCCGGCACGTCGCCCACGCGGCCGACCGCGGCTGGATCGAACGCGTCCTCGACCCCGGCGACGGCCGCTGCCGGATCCTGCGCCTCACCCCGGCCGGACGCGCCGTCCTCGCCGAGCTCGGCGCCCGGTACACCAACGCCCTGGAAAGGGCGCTGTCCGACTGGTCGGCCGAGGACATCGACGTGCTCAACGCCCTGCTGGCACGGCTCCGATCGAGCTTCTAG
- a CDS encoding MDR family MFS transporter — MATTTPTGVRGGGQSGTTSDGAPMTHPQIMKALSGLMLGMFVAILSSTIVSNALPQIISDLGGTQSSYTWVVTAALLSMTAATPLWGKLSDLLSKKLLVQISLVVYVLGSVVAGMSQNTGMLIACRVVQGIGVGGLSALAQIVMAAMISPRERGRYSGYLGAVFAVATVGGPLLGGVITDTDWLGWRWCFYVGVPFAVIALIVLQKTLRLPVVRRDVKVDWLGAFLISGAVSLLLIWVTQAGDSYDWISWTTLAMTGGAVALGLLFLLVESRASDPIIPLRLFRNKTISLASAASLFVGIAMFSGTVFFSQYFQLARGESPTMSGILTIPMIGGLFVSSTVSGQVITKTGRWKAWLVAGGVLLTAGLGLLGSLRYDTPYWHIAIYMALTGLGLGMMMQNLVLATQNQVAPQDLGAASSVVTFFRSLGGAMGVSALGAVMANRVTHYVTDGLTALGPKAAAMAHGGSGGGGIPNLDKLPAPLRTVIESAYGHGVGDVFLYAAPCALLALLLVLFIKEVALKSKPASHAPAAASAVQEAPVVARVE, encoded by the coding sequence ATGGCTACGACCACACCCACCGGTGTGCGGGGAGGCGGCCAGTCGGGGACCACGTCCGACGGCGCGCCCATGACGCACCCGCAGATCATGAAAGCGCTGTCCGGGCTGATGCTCGGCATGTTCGTGGCGATCCTGTCCTCCACGATCGTCTCCAACGCACTGCCCCAGATCATCAGCGACCTCGGCGGTACGCAGTCCTCCTACACCTGGGTCGTCACCGCCGCCCTCCTCTCGATGACGGCCGCGACCCCCCTGTGGGGGAAGCTGTCCGACCTGTTAAGCAAGAAGCTGCTGGTCCAGATATCGCTGGTCGTCTACGTCCTCGGCTCCGTCGTCGCCGGCATGTCGCAGAACACCGGCATGCTGATCGCCTGCCGCGTGGTCCAGGGCATCGGCGTCGGCGGCCTGTCCGCCCTCGCCCAGATCGTGATGGCCGCGATGATCTCCCCGCGCGAGCGGGGCCGCTACAGCGGCTACCTCGGCGCGGTGTTCGCCGTCGCCACCGTCGGCGGCCCGCTGCTCGGCGGTGTCATCACCGACACCGACTGGCTCGGCTGGCGCTGGTGCTTCTACGTCGGCGTCCCGTTCGCCGTCATCGCGCTGATCGTGCTCCAGAAGACCCTGCGGCTCCCGGTGGTCCGGCGTGACGTCAAGGTGGACTGGCTGGGCGCGTTCCTGATCAGCGGCGCGGTGTCCCTGCTGCTGATCTGGGTCACCCAGGCGGGGGACTCGTACGACTGGATCTCCTGGACGACGCTGGCGATGACCGGCGGCGCCGTGGCGCTCGGCCTGCTCTTCCTCCTGGTCGAATCCCGGGCGAGCGACCCGATCATCCCGCTGCGCCTGTTCCGCAACAAGACCATCTCCCTCGCCTCGGCGGCCTCGCTGTTCGTCGGCATCGCGATGTTCTCCGGCACGGTCTTTTTCAGCCAGTACTTCCAGCTCGCCCGCGGCGAGTCCCCCACGATGTCCGGAATCCTGACGATTCCGATGATCGGCGGCCTCTTCGTCTCCTCCACCGTTTCCGGTCAGGTGATCACCAAGACCGGTCGTTGGAAGGCCTGGCTGGTGGCCGGCGGGGTGCTGCTGACGGCCGGCCTCGGCCTGCTGGGATCGCTGCGCTACGACACCCCGTACTGGCACATCGCGATCTACATGGCGCTGACCGGTCTCGGCCTCGGCATGATGATGCAGAACCTGGTCCTCGCCACGCAGAACCAGGTGGCCCCGCAGGACCTCGGCGCGGCCAGCTCCGTCGTCACCTTCTTCCGCTCGCTCGGCGGCGCCATGGGCGTCTCGGCGCTCGGCGCGGTGATGGCGAACCGGGTCACCCACTACGTCACGGACGGTCTGACCGCGCTCGGCCCGAAGGCGGCGGCCATGGCGCACGGCGGCTCCGGCGGGGGCGGGATCCCCAACCTCGACAAGCTGCCCGCGCCGCTGCGGACCGTCATCGAGTCCGCGTACGGGCACGGAGTCGGCGACGTCTTCCTCTACGCCGCTCCGTGCGCGCTGCTCGCCCTGTTGTTGGTGCTGTTCATCAAGGAGGTCGCGTTGAAGTCGAAGCCGGCCTCGCACGCCCCGGCCGCGGCGAGCGCCGTCCAGGAGGCGCCGGTGGTCGCCCGGGTCGAGTAG